The following proteins come from a genomic window of Companilactobacillus pabuli:
- a CDS encoding subtype B tannase — translation MLKININNFEDETLTTGNYGIRYRTFKDIVYVEKPVADIQKLNIFAPLAYFHGGSINGYNAQTAPIFMPNTVGGYMPGPRDYPGNTSQPNSSKTIIAALEHGYVVVSAGLRGRTIIEDSKYVGKAPAFIVDMKAAIRFIRHNSELLPGNVDRIITNGTSAGGATSALTGTSGNEPFFDKYLQELGAADESDAIFAASCYCPIHNLEHADSAYEWQFNGINDWSKLNYGTGKIETGKLNDEQIVLSKELKHQFIDYLNSLQLQDNNNQKLSLDDNGQGSFLNYVKNFIIQSAQKALDSNQTVDSNSGVIIENDVVKDINWSKYLSFITRMKSTPAFDDLKMDNPEPNLFGTEKIDSQHFTKFAQEHSKVPSKLADQKLVQAINPLQYLDNKDSAKYWRIRHGASDRDTSFAIPIILATSLKNTGHKVDFAMPWDTPHSGDYDLRDLFTWIDKVCAEG, via the coding sequence GTGTTAAAAATAAATATTAATAATTTTGAGGATGAAACGTTAACGACTGGTAATTATGGAATAAGATATCGTACTTTTAAAGATATCGTTTATGTTGAAAAACCAGTAGCTGATATTCAAAAGTTAAATATTTTTGCACCATTAGCTTATTTTCATGGAGGAAGTATCAACGGGTATAATGCCCAAACGGCACCTATTTTTATGCCTAATACAGTTGGTGGCTACATGCCAGGTCCAAGAGATTATCCAGGTAATACTAGTCAACCGAATAGTAGTAAGACAATAATTGCTGCCTTGGAACATGGATATGTAGTAGTTTCTGCTGGGTTAAGAGGTCGTACGATTATAGAGGATAGTAAATATGTTGGCAAGGCTCCGGCATTTATTGTTGATATGAAGGCCGCTATTAGATTCATTCGTCATAATAGTGAATTGCTTCCGGGTAACGTCGATCGAATTATCACTAACGGAACTAGTGCTGGTGGTGCTACTTCGGCATTAACGGGAACATCAGGTAATGAACCTTTCTTTGATAAATATCTTCAAGAGTTGGGTGCCGCTGATGAATCAGATGCCATTTTTGCTGCCAGTTGTTATTGTCCAATTCATAACCTAGAACATGCCGATAGTGCCTATGAATGGCAATTTAATGGAATCAATGATTGGTCAAAGCTGAATTATGGTACTGGCAAAATAGAGACTGGTAAGTTGAACGACGAGCAAATTGTATTGTCAAAAGAATTGAAACATCAATTTATCGATTATTTGAATAGTTTGCAATTACAAGACAACAACAATCAAAAATTAAGTTTAGATGATAATGGTCAAGGTTCATTTTTAAATTACGTTAAGAATTTTATTATTCAATCTGCTCAAAAAGCTTTAGATAGTAATCAAACCGTTGATTCTAATTCTGGTGTAATTATTGAAAATGATGTGGTAAAAGACATCAATTGGTCAAAATATTTAAGTTTTATTACTCGTATGAAGAGTACACCGGCTTTTGATGATTTGAAGATGGATAATCCGGAACCTAATTTGTTTGGAACTGAAAAAATCGATAGTCAACATTTTACAAAATTTGCTCAAGAACACTCAAAAGTTCCATCAAAATTAGCTGATCAAAAACTCGTTCAAGCGATTAATCCATTGCAATATTTGGATAATAAAGATAGTGCTAAATATTGGCGGATTCGTCATGGAGCAAGTGATCGAGATACTTCTTTTGCCATTCCTATTATTCTAGCAACTAGTTTGAAAAATACTGGTCACAAAGTTGATTTTGCTATGCCTTGGGATACGCCACACAGTGGAGATTACGATTTACGGGATTTATTCACTTGGATAGACAAGGTGTGTGCTGAAGGCTAG
- a CDS encoding LasU family protein, translating into MKIRRTIEIVPSFVLIAIFIYSLYLKSVNGVWVNLFVIGVAGLSAYIPVAVFIEAIANSFRNIRPVPLRDKLFYGYLIIIWVIALVVAIGSMGQA; encoded by the coding sequence ATGAAAATACGTCGCACTATTGAGATAGTTCCTAGTTTTGTTTTGATAGCGATTTTTATTTATAGTTTGTATCTTAAATCTGTCAATGGCGTCTGGGTGAATTTATTTGTCATTGGGGTAGCTGGGCTGAGTGCTTATATTCCAGTGGCAGTGTTTATTGAAGCAATTGCTAATTCATTTCGAAATATTCGACCAGTGCCATTACGGGATAAACTTTTTTACGGTTATTTGATAATTATTTGGGTGATTGCTTTAGTAGTTGCAATTGGCTCAATGGGACAAGCTTAG
- a CDS encoding UvrD-helicase domain-containing protein: MKFSDEQIAILENDFTKPLLVNACAGAGKTTIFILMALIAIAKGNADPDEILGITFSHKSRVDMGDRYNKFVNELSETGLELLDGRPNFTTFHALFYQLLRQNQEYQQARVLTSYRLFTRELSDTIKHPSTVITKSEMLEQMFNLNEYLINQDLTTDGILPTNKTVDESIKEMSQFSRQTHDDNFYYDYVDVMTKYQELKRQNGYIDFNDMKMLLLKSMEDPNHLQFYQRIMSRYKIAVIDEFQDIDNLQWKIISKLLSPETMQHLIVIGDDDQSIYAFRGSNPKFILNYKKLLPNAQKKNLSTNYRTGEKILQKVIPLIKENHVRLNKDLLSGRTGVGDFVLYSSKKSGFSRKSKMLKHLVKQINDPDIDNDDIAILVRYNSSRMLLADWLANKKIYADINNASAILQNNLIYRIITELMKALWKDEYKYFSEQSNRIGFSKYKNHTQKVEARADDKFRKLSKYLLAAESYNAEFNTPLKRTDERVQIYFNSIKRFKQRMEQADNKESQEKISKALIKDLLQAAIKLTDKYFDYMIQKKFMAKSEVNEIKNYLEEELETYHSIDDFFFDEEQKKAILSSQVERNKQEHHIQFLSLHQAKGLEFKYVYLYGLTNKEVEKPGLSINEWFPPDMTFEQFTKKWILIYNKSYEYLGTALGATRITDYQDFWKNNAFNPINLKATLDKKKETTMFHNFYQEVKNYSEFIEEERRLLYVGVTRAQEELCMRIAPDSNPLLFELNLPKKKKKVNGDKK, from the coding sequence ATGAAGTTCTCCGATGAACAAATTGCTATTTTGGAAAATGATTTTACCAAGCCACTACTAGTTAATGCTTGTGCTGGAGCTGGTAAAACAACGATTTTTATCTTGATGGCTTTGATTGCCATTGCTAAAGGTAATGCCGACCCAGATGAAATTTTAGGAATTACTTTTTCTCATAAATCACGAGTTGATATGGGTGATAGATACAATAAATTTGTGAATGAATTGAGTGAAACGGGATTAGAATTATTAGACGGTCGTCCTAATTTCACGACTTTTCATGCTTTGTTTTATCAATTATTACGTCAAAATCAAGAGTATCAACAGGCACGGGTTTTAACGAGTTATCGTTTATTCACTCGAGAGTTGTCTGATACGATCAAACACCCCAGTACAGTGATTACTAAGTCAGAAATGCTAGAACAAATGTTTAATCTCAATGAATATTTGATCAATCAGGATTTGACTACTGACGGAATTTTACCAACTAATAAGACGGTCGATGAATCAATCAAGGAAATGTCACAATTTTCACGTCAAACTCACGATGACAATTTTTATTATGATTACGTCGATGTAATGACAAAATATCAAGAATTAAAACGTCAAAATGGCTATATTGATTTTAATGATATGAAGATGTTGCTGTTGAAAAGTATGGAAGACCCCAATCATTTGCAGTTTTATCAACGTATCATGTCTCGTTATAAAATTGCGGTTATTGATGAGTTCCAAGATATCGACAACTTGCAGTGGAAAATTATTTCCAAATTACTTAGCCCAGAAACGATGCAACATTTAATCGTTATTGGGGATGATGACCAAAGTATTTATGCTTTTCGTGGCAGTAATCCGAAGTTTATTTTGAACTACAAAAAACTCTTGCCTAATGCTCAAAAGAAAAACCTTTCGACTAATTATCGAACTGGCGAAAAAATTCTTCAAAAAGTTATTCCCTTGATTAAAGAAAATCACGTTCGTTTGAATAAAGATTTGCTTTCAGGAAGAACTGGTGTTGGTGACTTTGTGCTCTATAGTAGCAAGAAATCTGGTTTCAGTCGCAAATCTAAGATGCTCAAACATTTGGTCAAACAAATCAATGACCCTGATATTGATAATGACGATATTGCCATTTTAGTTCGCTATAATTCATCACGAATGTTGCTCGCCGATTGGTTGGCTAATAAAAAAATCTATGCTGATATTAATAATGCTAGTGCTATTTTGCAGAATAATTTAATTTATAGAATTATTACTGAATTGATGAAGGCTCTCTGGAAAGATGAGTATAAGTATTTTTCTGAACAATCGAATCGGATTGGCTTCAGTAAATATAAGAATCATACGCAGAAAGTTGAAGCTCGAGCTGATGATAAATTTCGTAAGTTAAGTAAATATTTATTGGCAGCGGAAAGTTACAATGCTGAATTCAATACTCCCTTGAAAAGAACCGATGAACGAGTTCAGATTTATTTCAACAGCATCAAGCGTTTCAAACAAAGGATGGAACAAGCTGATAACAAAGAGAGCCAAGAAAAAATTTCGAAAGCTTTGATCAAAGATTTGTTACAAGCAGCTATCAAATTAACAGATAAATATTTTGACTATATGATTCAAAAGAAGTTTATGGCTAAGTCTGAAGTCAATGAAATTAAAAATTACTTGGAAGAAGAATTAGAAACTTATCACAGCATTGATGATTTCTTTTTCGATGAAGAGCAAAAAAAAGCAATTTTATCGAGTCAGGTGGAAAGAAATAAACAGGAGCATCACATTCAATTCTTGTCATTGCATCAAGCTAAGGGATTAGAGTTCAAGTACGTTTATTTGTATGGTTTGACGAATAAGGAAGTTGAAAAACCAGGTTTGTCGATCAACGAATGGTTCCCACCAGATATGACTTTTGAGCAATTTACTAAAAAGTGGATTCTGATCTACAACAAGAGTTATGAATACTTGGGCACTGCTTTGGGAGCCACGAGGATTACTGATTATCAAGATTTTTGGAAGAATAATGCTTTTAATCCGATTAATTTAAAAGCAACCTTAGATAAGAAAAAAGAAACGACGATGTTTCATAATTTTTATCAGGAAGTTAAAAACTACTCAGAATTTATTGAAGAAGAAAGACGATTATTGTATGTTGGAGTTACTCGAGCACAAGAAGAATTGTGCATGAGGATTGCACCGGATTCTAATCCATTGTTGTTTGAATTGAATTTGCCAAAGAAGAAGAAAAAAGTGAATGGGGATAAAAAATGA